A section of the Nitrospira sp. genome encodes:
- a CDS encoding TolC family protein encodes ALLLADGVVMAQDPPAKAPQERRQSVALSDAVLQALERNLDISISRTTKNSRLSDIVGEEAKFDPTLSLNGQYNRQVQPLNRPVFGGTNQNLNEILTFDQRSHSLTADVTQNLLTGANYDLNYSPSRSNVNQNVASGFLFNPAYSGGLAFTFTQPLLRNFGTEVNRTFIQVAQNNAKVEEQVFTDRVLTVIATVEQNFWELVFVNENLKVAESALRAAQELLASNRAKTKAGIMSIVDVLQAEAAVASRVEQVLVAEKAIRDQEDQFRRLQNPAEEELRQDLRLTPLDKPSQTLEAIVSEEAIEIALDRRPEILQAKKNLETADTNVKFAKNQMLPNLSFQGTSGMAGLGGNYGDMTNKNFSGDFYNYGAGLVFSYQLGNRSATSQYNKRQLEGFNAKASLVSVRQQVIVGVREAIRRVQTDFKRIETTRAARIMAEKQLQAERERLNVGLSTTRFVLDFQRDLATTQGNELRAIVDYNKSLSNLTRNKATTLDRYGIQLQ; translated from the coding sequence CGGCCCTGCTCCTGGCCGACGGGGTCGTCATGGCGCAGGACCCGCCTGCCAAGGCACCGCAGGAACGGCGGCAGTCGGTGGCTCTCTCGGACGCGGTGCTCCAGGCCCTTGAACGCAATCTCGACATTTCCATCAGCCGCACGACCAAGAACAGCCGCCTCTCCGATATCGTCGGCGAGGAGGCCAAGTTCGACCCCACGCTCAGCCTGAACGGCCAGTACAACCGGCAGGTGCAGCCGTTGAACCGTCCCGTATTCGGCGGTACGAACCAGAACCTCAACGAGATTCTGACCTTCGATCAGCGCAGCCATTCGCTCACCGCGGACGTCACCCAGAATTTGCTGACCGGCGCCAATTACGATTTGAACTACAGCCCATCCCGATCCAACGTGAATCAGAACGTGGCCAGCGGTTTCCTGTTCAATCCGGCCTACTCGGGCGGGCTGGCCTTCACCTTCACCCAGCCGCTGCTTAGAAATTTTGGCACGGAGGTCAACCGTACCTTCATCCAGGTGGCCCAGAACAACGCTAAGGTGGAGGAGCAGGTCTTCACTGACCGCGTTCTCACGGTCATCGCCACCGTCGAGCAGAATTTCTGGGAGCTGGTCTTCGTGAACGAAAACCTTAAGGTGGCCGAATCGGCCCTCCGGGCCGCGCAGGAGCTGCTGGCCAGCAACCGCGCCAAGACCAAGGCCGGGATCATGTCGATCGTAGACGTCCTGCAGGCAGAAGCCGCTGTGGCCTCCCGCGTCGAGCAGGTGCTTGTCGCCGAAAAGGCCATTCGCGACCAGGAGGACCAATTCCGCCGCTTGCAGAACCCGGCTGAGGAGGAGCTGCGGCAGGATCTTCGGCTCACGCCGCTCGACAAGCCCAGCCAGACGCTCGAGGCAATCGTTAGTGAGGAAGCTATCGAAATCGCGCTGGACCGGCGCCCCGAAATTCTACAGGCGAAGAAAAACCTCGAGACCGCCGATACCAACGTCAAGTTCGCCAAAAACCAGATGCTGCCGAACCTCTCGTTCCAAGGCACCTCCGGCATGGCAGGCCTGGGTGGAAACTACGGCGACATGACCAACAAAAACTTCAGCGGCGACTTTTACAACTACGGTGCGGGACTGGTCTTCAGCTACCAGCTCGGCAACCGCTCAGCCACCAGTCAGTACAACAAGCGCCAATTGGAGGGCTTCAACGCTAAGGCCTCGCTAGTCAGCGTACGACAACAAGTGATTGTCGGTGTGCGCGAGGCGATACGACGCGTCCAGACCGACTTCAAGCGAATCGAAACGACGCGGGCCGCCCGTATCATGGCCGAGAAGCAGTTACAAGCTGAGCGGGAACGGTTAAACGTCGGATTGAGCACCACCCGCTTTGTGCTCGACTTCCAGCGCGATCTGGCGACCACGCAGGGCAACGAGCTGCGCGCGATTGTAGACTACAACAAGTCGCTTTCCAATCTGACTCGCAACAAGGCCACGACGCTCGATCGCTACGGCATCCAGCTTCAGTAG
- a CDS encoding CPBP family intramembrane metalloprotease, whose translation MHDADPTERLAWLAGLPIAATIGFDLLPSDLQQLWLIQLLPQAVAYVALGFWASQNPGVISRLGLQRAQLPEGLRWGTATGLVLGLFNTTVILYLVPRLGFDIGFLRETPHAQIPLAVMLPWFIVLIAFFVEINFRGFLLGRLRALFSTLPGPVATGAAVAVSALTFSFDPFMVLTFRHLHWIAVWDGLIWGFLWVRLRNLYVPIVAHAAEVIVLYLVLRMVVA comes from the coding sequence GTGCACGACGCGGATCCAACCGAGCGGCTGGCTTGGCTCGCGGGCCTGCCCATCGCCGCCACCATCGGATTTGATCTGCTTCCCTCAGACCTCCAGCAACTCTGGCTGATCCAGTTGCTTCCACAGGCTGTCGCCTACGTGGCCCTGGGCTTCTGGGCTTCGCAGAACCCAGGGGTCATCTCCCGTCTCGGCTTACAGCGTGCGCAGCTCCCGGAAGGACTGCGCTGGGGCACGGCAACCGGGCTAGTGCTTGGATTATTCAATACCACCGTTATCCTGTATCTCGTCCCGCGATTGGGCTTCGACATCGGCTTTTTACGCGAAACCCCGCATGCGCAGATTCCGCTTGCCGTCATGCTGCCCTGGTTCATCGTCCTGATTGCCTTTTTCGTCGAAATAAACTTTCGCGGGTTCCTGCTGGGCCGGCTGCGTGCGCTCTTCTCCACCCTACCCGGACCGGTTGCAACCGGCGCAGCCGTGGCTGTCTCAGCTCTTACTTTTTCTTTCGACCCGTTTATGGTGCTAACATTCCGCCATTTGCATTGGATCGCCGTGTGGGACGGGCTGATCTGGGGCTTCCTGTGGGTGCGCCTGCGGAATCTCTATGTCCCCATCGTGGCCCATGCGGCCGAAGTCATCGTGCTGTACTTGGTCCTCAGGATGGTGGTTGCGTGA